The following DNA comes from Candidatus Peregrinibacteria bacterium.
GACGAAATTAATTATCGCCGTTTTTTTGATATAAACGGTCTCGGTGGATTGCGACAAAAAGATAAACGTGTTTTTGATGCAACCCACAAAATGATTTTGCGACTTATTTCAGAAGGAAAAATAGATGCTCTCCGCATCGACCATCCCGATGGATTGTATGATCCGAAACAGTATTTTCAGTGGATTCAGGATTCAGTCAACAAAAAAATATATGTTGTTGCAGAAAAAATACTCGCCGGATACGGAGAAGATCATGAACAGATTCCAGAAAAATGGGCAGTAAGCGGAACTACTGGCTATGATGCGCTCAACGCAATAAATGGACTTCAGGCGGACGCTGAGGGAACAGAAAATATTTCGGGTATTTACACAAGATTTCGGAAGAGTGAAGAGATCGCAGATTTGCAAGAAGAAGTAGCAAAAGAATTTGGAGATGCTTGCAAAAATGTTGTCAGCAGACTCTATGAAAAAATGCATCCCGAAAAGAGTGTTGAAGACATGATTTACGAAACAAAAAAATGGGTACTTCGATATATTTTAGCTTCCGCTCGAAACTATCTCACCGAAAAGCTCAAAAAAGTTGCAAAACAGAGATTGGGTGCATGTGACTATTCTTATGAATCTCTTACAACCGCTCTCGAAATTTTCATGGCATCGTATCCCGTTTATCGCACATATCTCTCAGAGAACGACTCCAGAATAAATGAAAGTGACACAAGATATATCAGAGAGGCAATTGAGGGAGCAAAAAAACGATGTCATGGGGAGGAAAAGGATCCCGACAGTCGACCAGATACAGAACTCGTCATCGATTTTATACAAAAGACCCTGCTCTGTGTTTCTCAAAATAAAAATGAGTCGGGGCACAAGGAGGCGAGTGAGTTTTCGGGAGCACTACAGCAATACACCACCGCCCTTATTGCTATTGCAGAAGAGAATACGCAAGCCTACAGACACTTCCCTCTTTCTTCATTGAATGAAGTGGGCGCTTCTCTTGAACACCCCACCAGTACTACAAGGGATTTTCACCACTTTTCGCAAGAACTCCTCAAAAATTCTCCAAACGGAATGGTAACTCTTTCTACACACGACACAAAAAGGTCAGAAGATGTCCGTGCTCGAATAAACGCTCTTTCTGAATTTCCCGATGAGTGGAAAGACAACCTCGCTCGTTGGAGCGTAATGAACGCTGACAAAAAGACAAATGGAGATAGTTCTCATAAAACACCACAAAACCTTCCCTCGAAAAATGATGAGTATCTCTTCTATCAAATACTTTTGGGAGCATGGCCACACGAAGAACCAAAAACAGAAGAGGCTTGGAACACCTTCGTTTTCCGAATACGAAACTATATGCTCAAGGCAGCGAAAGAGGCAAAAACAGAAACCAGCTGGATTGATCAAAATCAATCATACGAAAACGCTCTCACAAGATTTGTAGAGTTGGTTATGGACAGAAAAAAATCGGAAATTTTTCTCGATGATTTTCAGATATTTCAGAAAAAAATTGACGCACTGGGAAAACGCAACAGCCTTCTGCAAGTAGTCCTCAAAAATACTATGCCGGGAATGCCGGACACCTACCAAGGAAATGAGATTTTTGATGATAGTTTGGTTGATCCAGATAACAGAAGATCTATCGATTTTTCATATCGCTCAAACCTTTTGCAAAGATTAGAGAAATATACAGAGAGTCTTTCCTCCGAAAAAATAGAACTTCTCTTTCAGGATTCTAATGAGAGCGGATTTTCTGGAAGAGAAAAAAAAGACGCTCTCAAGCTTTGGATAACACAACAAACACTTCGTGTACGAAAGAAATTAGGTGATGTTTTTACACAAGGAGATTACACACCAATTTTTGGAGAAGGAGAATCGGTAGCGGATCATCTTATTGCTTTTTCACGTTCTCATGGGGAAGAAGAAGTAATTACCGTTGCAACGCGACTTTCGGGGAAACTTCTTAAAAAAGAAGCAGGAACAGAAAAAGAAGCATGGGGAGAAGATAAAATCGTTCTCAAAAATACACCAGAAGGTGTGCAAAGGAGGTATCGAGATATTCTTACGGGAAACATTTTTGACGCAAAAGATAACACCCTTCCACTTGCAAAAGTGCTCTCGGTTCTTCCTGTTGCAGTTTTAGTGAGAGCATAAAGACACCTTTTCGCCCCTCTCTTTTTATGCAATAAAATTCAGAGCCCTCCAAAAGAAGAGGGCTTTTTGAGCATTGCAACTTTTTCTTTTTTCCATTTTCGTCGTACGATAAGAGCCTCTCTCTTGCACATCAATGACGAATGAGCTCCTCTTTTTTGGGCTAACCCTTTTTCTATTGGGAACCATACTCCTTGCTTTTCGTATCGGACTTTTCGCTCTGTTTTCCACCGTTGCTGTGTACTCGGTGCTTATGAATATTTTTGTCACGAAACAATTTTTTCTCTTTGGACTTGCCATCACTGGTGGGAATGCGCTCTACGGTTCTCTTTTTCTCGCTACAGATCTTATTGGGGAACACTACGGAAAACGGGAGGCATTGCAAGCCGTTGGCATTGGATTTTTCGCTTCGCTCATCTTTGTGATTTGTTCGCAAGTTCTCCTCCTTTTTACGCCAAACGAATATGACTTTACACAAGAATCGCTCAGCACTCTTTTTTCCGTAACTCCGCGCATCCTTTTGGGATCACTCCTCGCCTTTGCCATAGCACAAAGCCTAGATGTATTTTTGTTCCAAAAAATAAAAATACTCACAAATGGAAAACTTCCTTTTGTGCGAAACAATGTTTCCACCATTCTTTCACAAATGGTCGATACACTTATTTTTACTTTTGTAGGTCTCACTTCCATCTCTCTTTTTGGAATTACTGTTCTAGGAATTTTAGAAAAAAACCTTTTTTGGGAAGTCGCTCTTGCCACCTTTCTTGTAAAGATTCTTGTCGCTGTGCTCGATACCCCATTTTTCTATTTGGGATATGTGGTAAAGAAATAGAGAGCTCCACCGTATTTTGAAAAATGGAGAGTATTTATTCTCCCATTTTCCATGTATCTGGCTTTTGCTCGACCAAGAGCTCATTCATACGATGTAGAATACCATCAAACGGAATGCGCTCTTGCACCCCTTCTTTCATGTCTCGAAGAATAATAATGTTTTCTCGTACTTCCACGTCTCCTAAAATAAGCGTCCAGCGTGCGCCAAATTTATCTGCCATGCGAAGCTGATTTTTTAATGATGCTTTCCCAATCGCTCCACGAACATGAAGTCCCATGTCATGAAGATCGGAAATGAGGCGCATTGCCTTCCCCTTTGCGGGGTCACCGATACACGCCACATAAATATCGACATTATCTTTTTCTGGAGGAACTACTCCTGCATCTTTTAAGTGCAGAGCAAGGCGCTCCACTCCAGCGGCAAAACCAAATCCTGGTGTTGGCTCTCCTCCCAGCATTTCCATAAGACCGTCATATCGTCCTCCTCCACACACCGTAAGTCCATCGGAATCGATAAATTCAAAAACCGTATCGCAGTAATAGTCGAGTCCTCGAACAAGTTTTTGATTTATTTCGTACTGAATTCCAAGCTGATCGAGAAAATGACGAACTTTTTCAAAATATTCTTTTGCTTCATCATCAAGATACCCCTCAAACTTTGGAGCCAGTTCCGCAAGAATTTTATCATCTTCATCTTTGCTATCAAGAATTCTGAGTGGATTAGAATCAATTCTCTGCTGAGAATCTTCTGAGAGATTTCGTTTTTTCGGGAGAAAATAATCGCGCAAAGCATTTTCGTATGCCTTTCGATTTTCTGCAGTTCCAATGGTATTAATTTGGAGTGTGAATCGGTCGCGAACAAGGAGATCTTCAAGAATCTTGCTTGCCAAAAGAATAATTTGAGCATCGAGTGATGGGTCACGTCCACCAAGCACCTCAACACCATACTGAAAAAACTGACGATACCTCCCTTTTTGCGGACGATCGTGACGGAAATTTGGTTCAATATAGTAGAGTTGAACCGGCTGTGGCCAACTTGCCATTCCGTGCTCTAAATACGCACGACAAATACCAGCTGTTCCTTCTGGACGAAGCGCATAAGTATTATCCCCCATCGTGAGTCGGTACATTTCTTTTTGCAATACATCTGTTTCCGCTCCAAGGGAACGATCAAAAACACCCGCATCTTCCATAACAGGAGTAGAAATACGCCGAAAAGCCGCTTGACGACATCGGTGACGAACAGCTTTTTTTACCACCGTAAAATAATCGTGATCTTCAGGAAGAATATCGTGCATTCCTCTTGGCGATTGAAACTTTATAACCTTGTCATCGCCGAAGTTTTCCTGATGAAGCATGAGAATTTCAATAAAAAAATGCCGTGTGACCATAGCACATTCTTGAAAAGAAAAAGAATGTTTTTTTGTTCTCTGAGGAAAAAACTGACATAATCCCTCCTGATATTTTTCTCACTATCTTGAATTCTGTGGAACAGCCAGAAGTAATCTTCGAAACCATCCCCTTCCTCATTACCCTTTTTTCGTATGGTGTTGCCACCTTCTGTTTTTTTCTCCTCCTCCAACCCATCTATTACCGCATTGCCACCACGTTAAAAATACAACAGGAAATTCGCGAACACACCTCTGATGGACGTATTGCTCAGGTTTTTCGAGCACTTCATCTCAAAAAATCGGGTACACCAACCGGTGGAGGTGTCCTTATTTGGGGTTCTGTACTCATTGTCACTCTTTTTTCTCGCCTTCTTTCTTTTGTAGGAATAATCGACAAATCTCTTCTTCAACGAGGAGAAGTGTATCTTCCTCTCTTTTCGCTAATAATCATGGGAATTTTTGGCGCAATAGACGATTTTTGGAATGCGCGAAAAATCGGAAAAAAACGTGGAATTGAGGTGGCACCAAAAATGATCTTTCTTATCTTTTTTGCTCTCCTCGGAGCGTTGTGGTTCTTTTTTCGTCTTGGGTACAACGAAATTAGCATCCCTGGAATGGGAATGCTGCAGATAGGATGGCTCGCTATTCCGCTCTATATTTTTGTTATTGTCGCCACCGCAAACGCAGTGAACATTACCGATGGACTTGATGGGCTCGCAGGAGGTCTTCTTATTACCTCGTTTACCACGTTTGGTGCACTCGCTTTTTTTCGAGGGCATTTTTTTCTCGCCATTTTTTGTGGGATAATTGTTTCCGCCCTTTTTGCCTTTTTGTGGTTCAATGTTCCTCCTGCGAAATTTTTTATGGGAGATACGGGCAGTCTTGCTCTTGGCGCCTGCCTCGGAGTAATTGCCCTCATGATTGATGCCGTTGCCATTTTACCGATTGTTGGTATTATTTTTGTCCTCGAAACCCTTTCTGTCATTATTCAAATTACTTCAAAACGACTTCGGAATGGAAAAAAGATTTTTCTCTCTACTCCAGTTCATCATCATTTTGAGGCGATTGGATGGACAGAACCACAAATCGTTATGCGATTTTGGATTATTGGTGGCGCATTTGCTGGTATTGGGCTTATTATCGGACTTGTTGGACTTACCACATAAATGTTCTCACACCAGCAAAAAATAACGGCTTTCTTCGGAGTTCATGCGCTTTCATTCGTAGCGTTCCTTTTTTTTCTTATGCAACTCAAGCTCACCATTGAGCAAGATATCTCCTCTCTTTCTTGGCAAAGTGTTCTTCTTCCTGTCATTTTTTTTATTATTTCGGTTTCTGGAATTGTTTTCGCTGCTATTCTCCCTTCGTCTCTCCTTTTGATCTTCCTCCCTGCCTTTCTGGCATTTTTTGCCGGAATGGCTTCGTTTAATGCTCCTCTTGAGTTTTTTCTGAGCGTTGGGCTCCCTCTCTCTTTTCTCTTCTGGAGCATTCGGCGCAATATGAAAAACCGCATTCATCCAGATTTTACGAATGATGTTCGCCGACCGCTCACTACGCTCTTTCTCTTTCTCCTCTTCTTCGGTTCTTTCTCTATTTTTCCATGGACATTTCAACAAATCTCTCAGCACTCTCAAGAAATTTCAGGATGGATCACTACTTTTCAACAACCACTTCAAGAAAAACTTCAAGAAAAAATAACCGAAGAACTCAAAAATGCCATGAGCAATGAGACAAACACTATGGATACGATATTTGAGCAGAGACTTCAGGAATCTCTAAAAGTATGTCAAGGAAACACTCCCTGCGAAACGGAAATTCGAAAAAACGCAGAAACAGAAAAAAAACGCATCCTCCAAGAAATGCAGAATGCCGTTTCATCTTTTGATGAAGGAAATATTTCTCCCGAAAAAACCTCTAATATTATTTCCGAAATACTTCAGGGATTATCAAAAACATCACAAGAACGTTTTTCGGAAACCACGCTCTTATTTTTGGGAGGATCTCTTCTTTTTACTCTCTTCTCACCCCTTGCTTGGCCACTTTCATTTGTAACAATGCTCCTCTTTTCAGTTCTATTTTCCTTCTTCAAAATGATTGGTGTTTTGCATGTCACTTATGAAAAAGTTCAGAGAGAAATTATTGTATAATCGAGCAAAAGAGCACCTGCACCATCTTCTTCAGAAATATAACATTCAGAAAAAGAAAATTCTTCTTGCACTCTCTGGTGGTTCAGATTCTGTCTTTTTAGGAACACTCCTCGCAAAAGAACTTCCAAAAGAACTCCTTCTCGTCGCACATTTCGATCACCGATTACGAAAATCCTCCATGCATGATGCCGAATTTTGCAAAGAGTGGGCACAAAAAAACGCTCTCTGTTTTTTTTCTGAACAATGGGAAAATCCAGAAGATTCTGAGGAAAAAGCAAGAAACGCACGGCAAGCATTTCTCTTTTCACTCGCAAAGCATGAAGGAGTAGAGGCTATTGCCCTCGGAACACATGGAGATGATAATGCCGAGACTATTTTTCATCATTTTCTCCGCGGATCGGGAGCAAAAGGACTTTCTGGCATTTTGGAATTTCATGCAGAAACACAGCTTTTTCGTCCGATTCTCCCCTTTCGAAAACAAGAAATTCTCTCATTTTTAGCAGAAGAAAAAATTACATTCTGCGAAGATGAAACAAACAGCAGCTCTCGCTACACTCGAAATTTTCTCCGAAATGAGGTTTTCCCTCTGCTCCAAACACGCTTTCCAGATTTTAGGGAAAACCTTCTCCGACAAGCAGAGATCTTTCGGCGACAGAGTAATTTTTGCGAGCAAAGTGCCGAAAAATTTCTTGAAGAGCAGAAGGAATACATTTCCCGAAAAGAATTTTTGTATCTTCCAGAAGCAGTACAAACAGAAGCAATTCGTCAGCTATTCGCTCCGAAAAATCTTGATTTTTCGCAAATAGAAAATGTACGAGCGTTTTTTTGTATCGGAAAATCTGGAAAAAAAATGTTGCTCTGTGGCAAAAAAATATCTCTTTTCTCCGATGGAATTTTTTTAGAATAAAAAAAATACTATTTAAATTTATCAAATTGTTTTTAACATAACATTTTTTAATTAAGTATTTTTAATTAGTTGACGTATTAAAATATTAATATAAAATATATAAAATTTTTAAGACCATAATGACATTTCGCGGTATTTTTGCTGTTTTTCTTCTCTTGTGTTTCCCTGAAATTATTCTTGCAGATAATCCATTTTCTGCACCCCCTGTTTTTCAACAGAGCACACCTTTCGAGGAAACAAAAAGTCCTGTTTCCTCAGAAAATACAACACCAGAAGTTTCAGAAGAAGTTCAGACGGAGAATATTTTCTCCCCCCCCTTTGTCAATGTACCAGAAGAAGAATCTCTCCCAAGAGAAGAGGAAAATTTTGCAGAAGAATGGGAATTTCCCGAAGTGAAAAAGGAGCTCGGGGCAGATGCATTTTTTACAGATCCCCCCAATTCTCTCTCTCGTCTTTTGAAAGAGTTTCGTACCATCACTGGAATAAAAAATAACCCTTGGCATCCCGAATGGGGAAGCGCCAACACCCCCCTACTCCGCTTTTTTCCATCGAAATACAGCGATAGTCTCTCTTCCCCGGCAGGAAAAACAAGACCGAATCCACGAGAAATTAGTAATACGGTTTTTGCGCAAGATACAAGTATTGAAAACAGTCAAGGGCTTACCAGCATGGTGTGGCAGTGGGGACAATTTCTTGACCACGACATTACTTTTACTGAAACGCTCTCTTACGAACCGCTTCCTATTGCTGTTCCCGCTGGAGACCCATGGTTTGACGCACAAAATACAGGAACAGAGCAGATTCCATTTCAACGCTCAGAATATGAGCACGGAAGCGGAAATAGTCCATTTTCTCCGCGAGAACAGATAAATCGGATTACCTCCTTTATTGATGGTTCAAATATATATGGATCCGACGAATTGCGAGCAAATGCACTCCGAACATTTTCTGGAGGAAAACTTAAAACGAGCTCTGGAAATCTTCTTCCTAAAAATACAGATGGATTTTCCAATGCCGGCGGAACTGATCCCAATTTTTTCCTCGCTGGAGACGTACGCGCCAACGAGCAGTTAGGACTTCTCGCTATGCATACACTCTTTGTTCGTGAACACAATCGAATTGCAGAGCAAATATTTCTCCAAAAACCACAATTCACCGATGAGCAAATCTACCAACTCTCCCGAAGAATTGTTGTTGCCGAAATTCAAGTCATCACCTATCGCGAATTTCTTCCAGCACTTTTGGGAAGAGAATTTCCCTCATACAGAGGCTATAAAGAAAAGGAAGATCCGGGGATTCGAAATGAATTCTCAACAGCTGCTTTTCGATTTGGTCACACACTGATCAATACAACTCTTCTCCGACTCGACAACAGAGGAAATGAAATTCCCGAGGGAAATCTTGCGCTACATGATAGTTTTTTTCGACCCGATCTCGTGAAAAAAGATGAAGATATTGGGTATCTCCTAAAGGGATTAACGGTGCAAAAAATGCAAGAACTCGACACATTCGTGGTCGATGATTTGCGGAACGCCCTCTTTGGCACTGCCGGTTCTGGCGGAATGGATTTAGTTTCCCTCAACATTCAACGCGGACGTGATCATGGTCTTCCATCATATACAGAACTCAGAGCATATTTGGAACTTCCGCCCATAAGAAATTTTTCTGACATTACTAAAGAAGAGAAGATCCAAAATAGACTCCGAGATACCTATGGAAGCGTGGAGAATATTGATGCGTGGGTAGGAATGCTGGCAGAAGATCATATTCCTGAGGCAAGTATGGGAAGAACCATGAAGCGACTCGTTGTTCGACAATTCATTGCGCTACGTGAAGGAGATCAATTTTGGTATGAAAGAATTTTTCAGGGACGGAACAAAAATATCTTGGAACGAACGAGACTTTCAAACATTATCCGAAAAAATACACAGATCAGCAATCTCCCAAGAGATGTTTTTACCGGAAAGTAAGCGAGAGACTTGCCCTCCAATAAAAAAAACGGCAGTATTTGCAAAGAGTTTGGTTGCCAAAAAAAACAGTGCCCGGTAGCCAAGTGGTAAGGCAGCGGACTTT
Coding sequences within:
- a CDS encoding queuosine precursor transporter, which encodes MTNELLFFGLTLFLLGTILLAFRIGLFALFSTVAVYSVLMNIFVTKQFFLFGLAITGGNALYGSLFLATDLIGEHYGKREALQAVGIGFFASLIFVICSQVLLLFTPNEYDFTQESLSTLFSVTPRILLGSLLAFAIAQSLDVFLFQKIKILTNGKLPFVRNNVSTILSQMVDTLIFTFVGLTSISLFGITVLGILEKNLFWEVALATFLVKILVAVLDTPFFYLGYVVKK
- a CDS encoding histidine--tRNA ligase, with product MVTRHFFIEILMLHQENFGDDKVIKFQSPRGMHDILPEDHDYFTVVKKAVRHRCRQAAFRRISTPVMEDAGVFDRSLGAETDVLQKEMYRLTMGDNTYALRPEGTAGICRAYLEHGMASWPQPVQLYYIEPNFRHDRPQKGRYRQFFQYGVEVLGGRDPSLDAQIILLASKILEDLLVRDRFTLQINTIGTAENRKAYENALRDYFLPKKRNLSEDSQQRIDSNPLRILDSKDEDDKILAELAPKFEGYLDDEAKEYFEKVRHFLDQLGIQYEINQKLVRGLDYYCDTVFEFIDSDGLTVCGGGRYDGLMEMLGGEPTPGFGFAAGVERLALHLKDAGVVPPEKDNVDIYVACIGDPAKGKAMRLISDLHDMGLHVRGAIGKASLKNQLRMADKFGARWTLILGDVEVRENIIILRDMKEGVQERIPFDGILHRMNELLVEQKPDTWKMGE
- the mraY gene encoding phospho-N-acetylmuramoyl-pentapeptide-transferase translates to MNSVEQPEVIFETIPFLITLFSYGVATFCFFLLLQPIYYRIATTLKIQQEIREHTSDGRIAQVFRALHLKKSGTPTGGGVLIWGSVLIVTLFSRLLSFVGIIDKSLLQRGEVYLPLFSLIIMGIFGAIDDFWNARKIGKKRGIEVAPKMIFLIFFALLGALWFFFRLGYNEISIPGMGMLQIGWLAIPLYIFVIVATANAVNITDGLDGLAGGLLITSFTTFGALAFFRGHFFLAIFCGIIVSALFAFLWFNVPPAKFFMGDTGSLALGACLGVIALMIDAVAILPIVGIIFVLETLSVIIQITSKRLRNGKKIFLSTPVHHHFEAIGWTEPQIVMRFWIIGGAFAGIGLIIGLVGLTT
- the tilS gene encoding tRNA lysidine(34) synthetase TilS encodes the protein MKKFREKLLYNRAKEHLHHLLQKYNIQKKKILLALSGGSDSVFLGTLLAKELPKELLLVAHFDHRLRKSSMHDAEFCKEWAQKNALCFFSEQWENPEDSEEKARNARQAFLFSLAKHEGVEAIALGTHGDDNAETIFHHFLRGSGAKGLSGILEFHAETQLFRPILPFRKQEILSFLAEEKITFCEDETNSSSRYTRNFLRNEVFPLLQTRFPDFRENLLRQAEIFRRQSNFCEQSAEKFLEEQKEYISRKEFLYLPEAVQTEAIRQLFAPKNLDFSQIENVRAFFCIGKSGKKMLLCGKKISLFSDGIFLE
- a CDS encoding peroxidase family protein, which translates into the protein MTFRGIFAVFLLLCFPEIILADNPFSAPPVFQQSTPFEETKSPVSSENTTPEVSEEVQTENIFSPPFVNVPEEESLPREEENFAEEWEFPEVKKELGADAFFTDPPNSLSRLLKEFRTITGIKNNPWHPEWGSANTPLLRFFPSKYSDSLSSPAGKTRPNPREISNTVFAQDTSIENSQGLTSMVWQWGQFLDHDITFTETLSYEPLPIAVPAGDPWFDAQNTGTEQIPFQRSEYEHGSGNSPFSPREQINRITSFIDGSNIYGSDELRANALRTFSGGKLKTSSGNLLPKNTDGFSNAGGTDPNFFLAGDVRANEQLGLLAMHTLFVREHNRIAEQIFLQKPQFTDEQIYQLSRRIVVAEIQVITYREFLPALLGREFPSYRGYKEKEDPGIRNEFSTAAFRFGHTLINTTLLRLDNRGNEIPEGNLALHDSFFRPDLVKKDEDIGYLLKGLTVQKMQELDTFVVDDLRNALFGTAGSGGMDLVSLNIQRGRDHGLPSYTELRAYLELPPIRNFSDITKEEKIQNRLRDTYGSVENIDAWVGMLAEDHIPEASMGRTMKRLVVRQFIALREGDQFWYERIFQGRNKNILERTRLSNIIRKNTQISNLPRDVFTGK